GGACAGAGCTCGCGAACCGCAGTTCCGTCACGGAAACGAAACGTGTTCTGGAAGCGCTCGTGCTCAATGAAGACAAGGTGATGACAGTGAACGAGATGCGGCATATCCCGGCTGAGCTTAAACCATCGCTCATGCGGGTGAACCGGCTGCTCAAATCCCAGCGCACCAGTCTAAGCCGAATTTCGAATGAGCGTGCGGAAAATCAGGAAAAACTCATCCAGGAACAGCTTGTCATGGAACGGCAGCGGCTCGCGCGTGAGCTGCATGATTCCGTTTCCCAGCAATTATTCGCCGCCTCGATGCTCTTGTCGTCGATGACCGAGGGACAGGAAGCTCCTCCCCTCCTCTTACAGACGGAAAAAATGGTGCAGCAGGCGCAGCTTGAGATGCGGGCCCTTCTCCTGCACTTGCGGCCAGCCGCTCTTCACAATAAATCCCTGCGGCAGGGGCTATTCGAGCTGCTGACTGAATTGAAGGAAAAAGTCTATTTCACAATTGAATATAAATTGGAGGATGTCCCGCTGCCAAAAGGTGCGGAAGATCATTTATTCCGGATTGCCCAAGAAACCTTATCCAATACGCTGCGTCATTCAAAAGCGACGGAAGTTCATGTATTATTTGTTGAACGCAACGGGCTGGCGATCCTCCGCGTTCAGGACAATGGAGTCGGGTTCGGAAGCGACCAGGCAAAATCGACCTCATACGGACTGAAACATATTGAAGAACGGGCGGTGGAAATCGGAGCTGTCAGCAAGATCGTATCCGTTCCTTCTGAAGGAACAATCGTGGAAGTGAAAGTGCCAATTGAAAGGAGAGAAAGCGATGATTCGAGTGCTGCTCGCGGATGATCATGAAATGGTGCGGATCGGTGTATCGGCTTATTTGCAGGCGCAGCCTGACATGGAAGTGATCGGTGAAGCGACTGATGGAATAGAAGCGGCAAAAATGGCGCTGGAACTGCGCCCGGACATCATCCTGATGGATATGGTCATGCCCGGCATGAACGGAGCTGAAGCCACGGACGCCATCATCCGGGAATGGCCGGACGCTAAAATCATGGTGGTGACCAGCTTCCTGGATGATGATAAGGTTTATCCTGCGTTGCAGGCTGGCGCAGTCAGTTACATATTGAAGACATCAAAAGCTTCCCGCATTGCCGCATCCATCCGCGAAACGGTGACCGGAACCCCGGTACTGGAACCCGAAGTGATGAGCAAAATGATGAAGCAGATGCGCCACGCCCACGTGCCGCACGAAGAACTGACGGAACGGGAAATGGAAATCCTGCTGCTCCTGGCGAAAGGCTATTCCAATCAGGAAATCGCCGATGAGTTGTATATCGCGCTCAAGACGGTGAAGACCCATGTCAGCAACCTGCTATCGAAACTTGAAGTCCACGACCGGACGCAGGCCGTCATTTATGCGTTCGAACACCGGCTGATCACGCCGGCTGACTGATCAACCGTCTTCTTGAACACCGGCTGCCCGGTGTTTTTTCTTTTGGAAAGGGATTGGGAGAGCTGATGCCGAAAAACCGGTGCCAGCTTTTTTGATTTCCTGATGAGCATGCGGCTGAATGGCGATTAAGATTGCGTGAATGCACGTTAAGAACTGCTGAACGTGTTTTAAAACCAGTTGAGTGCACTTTAAGAAAGGTTGAGTGCACTTTAAAAACTAGTGAGTGCATTTTAGAAGGGTCAGAACTTCGAAGTCAACTGCTGGCAATATGCAAGTCTTCCGCTCCAGTGACCGACTGAAACCGGTATCAGCATTTTTTGATTTACAGCAAGGAATCTAGTTAAATTAGTGATTAAGATTGCGTGAACGCATGTTAAGAACTGCTGAACGTGTTTTAAAACCAGTTGAGTGCACTTTAAGAAAGGTTGAGTGAACTTTAAAGCCAACTGGGTGCACTTTAAAGTCTTACAAACTTATTTTAAGCGACAGCGGGAGAGTGCAGCCTGCTACTAAAACAAAAAAATGCCATGAACACGAGGTTCATGGCACGATGGAATTTATTGGGTGATTTCGCATCCGTGTTCTTCAACCCGGGCTACGAGCTGGTCCAATGACACTTGCTGGGCATTGTATTCAATCGTCACTTGCTCTTTTTCCATATCGACCAAGGCACGTTCCACACCCGGTGCATCAATCAGCACTTTCTCCAGCTTTTCAATGCCTTTTTTCCCCGTGACATCTCTTACGTTGAATGTAACGACTTCCATTCATCTCATCCTTTCCGTATATCATCTTCTCTATTTTGTATACCCGAAAAAGGCAAGTGGAAATCAGCCGGATGGAACTGTTACCGTAACTTTGAATAAATCGCCGTCCACATCGATCTTCAAGTTCCCATCATGCAGGTCGGCAATGGACTGTGCGATGGCAAGACCGAGCCCGGACCCTTCCGTCCCCCGCGATGTGTCGCCCCGCTTGAACCGTTCGAATAATTCGTCGGTGTCACTGCCGATTTCATGGCGCGTGATATTTTTGATGATAAATTCCGCCTGGCCGTCGCTTTCCCGTAAGGAAACATACACCCGAGTGCCCGGCAATGAGTATTTGAGAGCGTTCTGGATCAGATTATCCATCAGCCGCCACCATTTTTGTCCGTCCACCCAGATAAGCAGCGGATGATCGGGTGCAGCTACCCGGAATTCAAGGCCCGATGCTTCAATTTCCTCCTCATGCTCGGCAAGCGCCTGCTGCATAAGCTGAATGGCGTCCACCCGCTGCCGCTGCAGCTCGACAGTCCCGGAAGCCATTTTGGATACTTCGAACAGGTCCTCGATCAACACTTTCAACCGCTGGGACTTCCGGTCCAGAATCTCAACATATGACCGCCGTTCTTCTTCAGCCAGTCCCTGATTTTTCAAGAGATCGGTGTACGTAATAATCGAAGTGAGCGGTGTCCGGAGATCATGACTGACATTCGTGATCAATTCCGTCTTCAGCCGCTCGCTTTTCGCCTGTTCCGACATGGACAGGCGGATGCCTTCTTTCAAGGAGTTCAATTGCCGGGCATGTGCAGCGAGCGGGGATTTCCCCCGCACGGGCAGCTCTTCATGCAGTTTGCCTTCCGACATGGCCGCAGTTCCGTTCATAAGTACGTTCAAATAACCGAAGCGGCTGACCAAGATGAACAGCACCGGAATTCCGATAAACAGACTTGCCGGCACAAGCACCACTAACAATGGCGGAAAAGCGATTGTCAATGCGGTTCCCGCTCCCCAGAAAAAGACGACCGCCAGCAGAATCAGCATTTGGATGCCGACAGGGCGATTCCGGAAAGCCTCTCCTGAATTGCGCACGAGCCGGGCACTGATGCCGGTTTGCAATTCAGCTGAAAGCCGGTCCGGATGCCGGTACCAATTCCATAGCCAGATTGTCTGCAGCACCAGCAACGACAGGAGCACGAGTACAGATACAAACGTAATGACAGTTTCGGCTCCGTTTACGATTCCATAACCGAACCAGCCGCTGTAAAACCAATCATAGAACAGGCTGTCCAGTGCGAGCAATGCCAGAAAGCCGACTGCTACAACTACTCCCGCTTTTGCTTCGATTGCCCAATTTCCGGCAATGCGCTGGTAATATACAGGTGGAAACCACTCTTTCTCAAATTTAACGGAGATGAGCGCACCAGTGGCAGCTGCAATGATCGCCAGAGAGACAAGTGAGCTTACCAGGTTTCCGGCACCATAATTCAGAAAGCCCAAAACCCCAATAAGCAACGCATCCATACTGACAAGCCATATCCATTTTTTCACTTACAGCCCTCCTCCTGACCCTGCCTGCAGATGTGCAAGCAGTTCGGCCGCCCGCTGCGCCATGACGACATCAAATAACGAACCGAGACAATACAAAAGGCTGAACAGCCCGATCACCACAGCCACAATCGACAGCACATCATTTTTCCATCTTGTAGCCAATGCCCCACACCACCTTCAAGTACCGCGGATTTTTCGGGTCCGCTTCGATTTTCTCCCGGATTTTCCGGATATGCACCGCGACAATATTTTCTGCGTTATATGCAGGTTCATTCCAGACCCGCTCATAAATATCCCGGATGGAAAACACCCGGCCGGCATTTGCCATAAGCAGTTCCGTAATTCTGTACTCGGTGGGCGTCAAGCGGATCGGCTCTCCATGCAGTGTTAACTCTTTGGCTTCCGGATCAAGCACAAGCCCATCAATTTCGTACTGCCGGTTTTTATTTTCATATGTCCCAAGAGTGACGTAGCGTCTGAGCTGTGACTTCACCCGGGCGATAAGTTCCATCGGATGGAACGGCTTCGTTACATAATCATCCGCCCCAACTGACAGACCATGGATCTTATCGGAATCCTCGGCCTTGGCGCTCAGCATGATGATCGGGATGTTCCGCTCTTCCCGGATTTTGAATGTGGCGGAAATCCCGTCGAGTTCCGGCATCATAATATCCAGAATGATGACATGGACTTCCTGCTCGGTCAGCTTTTCCAGTGCTTCCATACCATTGTCCGCTTTCAGCACCCGGTACCCTTCATTTTTCAAATAAATCTCGATGCCATCCCGGATATCCTGATCATCATCCGCCACCAGCACAGTGAATTGCCCCATCCCAGTCACCCCCGTTTCACTTCTGAATTTATTGTAACCTGAAATTCTTAACGCGAACCGTTGGAATAAATGAAGAAATTCTTAAGATTTGCGCTGTCGTGCCGTCACAGCGATGATTCCGCCGAGCAGCAGCGCAACGCCAGTCCACGACAGCGCACTTAAGGTTTCACCGACCAGGAAAACCCCCAGCAACGCAGCGGTGAGCGGTTCTGCCAGCGATAAGGTGACGGCAGACGATGAAGGGATCTCCCGCAAGCCGCTTGAAAACAGCAAATAGGCAATCGTGGTAGCTCCGATCCCTAAATAGATAAGCACCGCCAGATTGCCCGGTGCTGCTGCATAGCTGAAGTCAAAAATGAACAAAAATGGAATCAGCAATACGGCAGCAAATGAGAAAATAACGGCCACCGCAGACATCGATTCGGCTCGTTCCAATACTTTTTTGCTTGCGATGGTGTAGGTGGCGAATGCAAGTCCCCCGCCAAGCCCGGCCACAATGCCGAACGGGTTGATGGTGACGGTATCGCTTTCTGCAAACAGCAGCACACAGCCGGTAATCGCGAGCAGAGTAGCAGTCACCCAGACCCGGTCCGGCCGCTGTCGGAGTACCAGCCATTCGATAAGCCCTGATAAGACCGGTGCACTGCCGATGGTGACGACGGTGCCTACTGCGATTCCAGTCAGCTGAACCGCTGAAAAAAACAACGGCTGAAACAGCGCCATACTGACAGCGGATAGTATTGTTGCACGCCAGACAAGCCCGCGGAGTTTCAGTTTTTTCATCAGTATTGCAAATCCGAGCAGTGAAAAGCCGCCGATTGTCAGCCGGACCGCACCGATCGTCAGCGGATGCGCGTCCCCATCGATGAATGATTGCGCAGTACCCGTCGTTCCCCATAAAACAGCTGCAAAAAGTACAAATACATATGCCATAGCTTACCTCCGAATTTTTCCCCTTAATTGCACATTACCACAAAGCGGCGGATTCGGAGATGGGTGACTGGGAATTTACGTAAAAAATACGGTTCCGTCAATGGAATTTCGTATTCACAGCTAACGCCCGCTGTACCGGTCTCCGCCTATTTCATTGTATTTTCAGCAATTGACTTGTTTGAGCTGTGCCCCTTTTCGTTTTATACTGAAAGAAAAGAGGAGGTGGATCACATGTATCGGACCATCCCGGAAACTGCCGCCTTTTTATCGATGCCTGAAGAGCAAGTGAATCGCTATGTATTGGAAGGCCGGATTCGCGCTGTCCATGACGGAACCCAGTACTTGATCAACACCTCTCAATTCGACCGGCATTTTGAACAGCTCGAGATCGCGAAACAGGAATTGGAAGAATGGCGCCTGACGCCGATTCCGGAAGACCCGGACATTAAGGACGAAGATTAGAAAGTATTACTGCGAAAAAAAGCTGATGCCGGAAAACCGGCATCAGCTTTTACGTTCCATACTAAAGTATACTCGTCCCTCTTACGCACGCAAGCTTTCACCGACCCGGTGCAAAGCCCCCAGCTTTCCGGCAATCAGATGGCCCCACTGACTGAAGTCTGTCAGGAATCCGTCATGGCCGTATATCGTTTCCACCAGTTCATGGGTCGCATCCGGCTGCTTTTTCAGCCAGTCACTCATGGTCGTAGACGGATACAGCAGATCATTTGTGAATGACAGGGCAAAGATCTCTGTTTCGATTTTCGCTTCCGTCACATCGTGCGTGTTCATCGCCTTCAGCAGTACGATATAGCTATTGGCATCGAACCGGGCAGCCAGCTTCTGTCCTTGGTAATCCAAGTACGATTCCACATCGAAGCTGTCTCCGTTATGGCCGCGGCCAAAGCGCTCTGTGAACAGCTTTTCACTCCGGTACGTTACCATGCCCGCCATTCGCGCAACTCCCAGCCCTTTTAAACTTGCAGAAGACGCATAATTACCGCCGGCATACAGCGGATCAGTTTCGATGGCAGAAATACCGATTTGATTGAACGCAATGCCATATGCACTGAGTGCCGGCGTAACAGCCATCGGAACGATCAATTCCACCGTTTCCGGAAATAAATGCCCCCATTCCAGCGCTCGCATTCCACCGAGTGAACCGCCGAGGACAGCCGCTACGTGATGAATCCCCATCACTTGCAGTGCCTGTTGTTCCGCCCGTACCATATCACGAATGGTGATCGCCGGAAACGCAGCCCGGTATGGTTCCCCGGTCGCCGGATTCACTGAAAGCGGGCCGGTCGAGCCATGGCAGCCGCCGAGCGCATTAAATGCGATGACATGAAAACGGGCGGTATCCACTGCTTTTCCCGAACCGATCAGGCCTTCCCACCAGTCACCGGCTGCATACTGATCGCCGGTCAGCGCATGACAGGCCAGAATGACCGGCCCCTGCAGGTTTCCCGTCTCTTCGTAAGCAAGTGTGACTTCCGGCAATACAGCTCCGGATTCAAGGTGTAATGAACCGATCTCGACCGTTTTCATTGTCTACGTCCTCCTATACATTTGCTGGCACAGCAGCTTCGATTGCTTGTTCCAGATCACCGATCAGGTCATCCGCATTTTCCAGTCCCACCGACAGCCGGATCAGTTCATCTGTCACGCCGGAAGCTGTCCGTTCTTCCTGGGATAACTGCTGATGAGTCGTCGATGCCGGATGGATGATCAGTGACTTCGCATCGCCGACGTTCGCGACATGCGACCATAGCGATACATTATTGATCACTTTCCGGCCGGCCTCCAATCCGCCTTTCACACCGAAGTTCACAATGGAGCCGAACCCCTGTTTCAAGTACTTCTTCCCATCCTCGTGTGAAGGATGATCTTCAAATCCGATATAATTCACCCACTCAACCTCCGGATGCCCTTTCAGGTATTCCGCTACCCGCTGCGCGTTTTCATTGTGTTTCGGAATTCGCAGGTGAAGGGTTTCCAGTCCCTGCAGGAAGGCATGGGCGCTTTCCGGGCTGAGTGACGGGCCGAAATCGCGCAGCAGCTGAACGCGCAGCTTCGTGGCGAATGACGCACCTTCAGCGTCAATCGCATAACGGATGCCGTGATAGCTTTGATCCGGTTCCGTATAGGACGGGAATTTCGGGTTATTCCAATTGAACTTGCCGCCATCCACTACGATGCCGCCGATTGTTGTCCCGTGTCCGCCGATCCATTTTGTCGCCGAATGAATGACAACGTCCGCTCCGAATTCAATCGGGTTGCTGCCGTATGGAGAAGCGAATGTGTTATCGATCAGGAGCGGAATATCATTTGCATGGGCGATTTCCGCCACCCGTTCAACATCAAATACATTCAGGCTTGGATTGCCGATAATTTCACCGAAAATCGCTTTTGTTTTATCCGTAATGGCATCCGCAAAATTCTCGGGATTTTTCCCGTCGACAAAGCGGACCGTAATGCCATAGCGCGGCAGTGTATTGGCGAACAAGCTGAATGTGCCGCCATATAAATTTTCATCCGCAATAATTTCTTCCCCGGCTTCAGCCACGTTCAGAACCGAGAATGCAATCGCCGCCATACCGGAAGAAAGGGCCACTGCAGCTGTCCCGCCTTCGAGGAGAGCCACCCGCTGTTCAAATACATCGACTGTCGGATTCATGATTCGTGTATAGATATTGCCGGTTTCCTTCAGGCCGAATAAGTTCTCCGCATGTTCGGCACTTTTGAATACGTAAGAAGTCGTTTTATGAATCGGAACCCCCCGTGCGCCTGTTACCGGATCCGGTTCCTGTCCTCCGTGAAGCAATTGAGTTTCTGGTTTGAAGTTCGTCATTCGTCTTCCTCCTTAGTTTTTGTCCGATGGAAAGCAGATGAGGAGGAATTAAAAACGGCCCTCTTCGGTTAAGAAGAGGGCCGCCATTCTCAGACAAACCTCCTCTCATCTGTCAGATCAGTTGCAATCTGTAGGACGTAGCACCATTCCAAGCAGCAGCTTGGTGGTTGCCGGGCATCATCGGGCCTATTCCCTCCGCCTCTCTCGATAAGAGTATTCAGATTCAGTTTTCCATCTTAGTGACCAAGTATAGAGAACCACGGCCGCCATTGTCAAGAATTTTCAGCATCTTTTTGAAACCTTTTTATTATCAGGAGCGTTACATGTAAAGAAAGATGCGGAAATCGGAGGGGTTTGCATGACAGGCTGGCTAGCAGCAGCACTTATTATCGGTTATTTGATCGGTTGCCTGCATGGTTCTGTTGCGGCGCGATTTATTTCTGGGGTGAATATCAAAACGGAAGGCGTAAAAAATTCCGGCGCTTCCAATGCGGCTATTGTGCTCGGCTGGAAGTATGGCGCACTGGTGGCGGCCATTGACATCGGAAAAGGGGCTGCTGCTGTGCTGCTCATGCGCGGGCTCTTTTCAGGTTCGGGATTATCCCCTGAAATGCTCTGGATATTCCTGTTCTTTACAGGTAGTGCTGTCGTCATTGGCCATAATTTCCCATTCTATATGGGATTCAGCGGCGGGAAAGGAACTGCCGCCCTCATCGGTGTCTTGCTGGCACTTGACTGGCGGCTCGGGCTCACCGGTCTGCTGCTGCTTATCATCGTTTCATTGATCACAGATTACCTCGTCATTGGAGTGCTTTGCCTGTATGCGGTTCTGCTGCTGGCTGCGTTCCTGCCGGCTCAGGGAGAATGGCCTGTCATTACAGCCGCAGCGCTGTTCGGGATGGCGCTGTGGAAGCACCTGGAGAACATTAAACGGATAAAAGAAGGAACCGAAAACAAAGTGTCGGCCGTCTTCCGGAAGAAGCCGGCAAAAGCAGCTTGAAAATTTTTTTCGATAAAATGGTTGACTTTTTTATACCCAAGCCATAAAGTAGGAATCACGAATTGAATAGCACACATTACTTTCTTATCCAGAGAAACTGAGGGACAGGCCCTATGACGTTTCGGCAGCGGGTTCGCATTTATGCGGACACTGTGCTAATTCCTGCAAATGCGCATCGGCGTATTTGGAAGATGAGAAGGAGTGATTTCATTTATTATGAAGCTCTCTTTTTTCTTGCTGGTAAAGAAAAAAGAGGGCTTCTTTTTGTTTTATTCAGCAAAACCACTATTGAGGAGGCATGGATATGATCCAATTTGAAGGGGTCGCAAAAACGTATCGTTCAGGAAAGCGGGAAGTACCCGCACTGAACGGCATCGATCTGACAGTCGAAACCGGCGAAATCTATGGTGTGATCGGTTTCAGCGGCGCCGGCAAAAGTTCTCTGATCCGGACCGTCAATCTTCTCGAACGGCCGACGAAAGGAACAGTCAAGATTCACGGCAAAGACATCTCCGCATTGTCCGCGAAAGAAATCCGGACAACGCGAAAAGATATCGGCATGATCTTTCAGCATTTTAATCTTTTGACTTCAAAGACCGTATATACCAACATCGCCATGCCGCTGATCTTAACCAAAACGCCAAAAAATGAAATTCAGCAGCGGGTTACGGAATTGCTGGACTTTGTCGGGCTCGGTGATCAGGCGGATAAGTATCCGGAACAGCTGTCCGGCGGTCAGAAACAGCGCATCGGCATCGCCCGGGCGCTCGCCACGAATCCGTCCATCCTGCTGTGCGATGAAGCAACGTCTGCTCTGGATCCGCAAACGACCCAGTCAATCCTGGACCTGCTGCGGAAAGTGAACCGCAAGTATAAGATCACTATTCTCCTGATCACGCATGAAATGGCGGTCATCCGGGAGGTGTGCGATAAAGTGGCTGTGCTTGAAGCCGGCCGGATCATCGAACAAGGAACGGTATTCGATGTATTCTCGAATCCGCAGCATGCGACGACGCGGCGGTTTGTCCGCTCGGTTATGAATGATGAACTGCCGGAGGCGCTGCTTAAACAGATCCGGAACACGAACAGGAGCCAGCCGATTTACCGCATTCAGTTCACAGGCGATTCCGTAGCCCATCCGCTCATCTCACGGATTTCCCGGCGCTATGATCTTGAACTGAACGTTCTGTTCGGCAATATCACCGAGCTGCAGGGCATTCCGTACGGCAATCTGATTGTAGAGTTCAACGGCAACCCAGCGGAGATCCAGCGGGCATTGATCGAAATCCGGAATAATTACGTCTTAGCAGAGGAGATGAGCAGTTATGCTAGTTGATCAGGAACAAATACTGGAAGCGTTATGGGAAACCATTTACATGACCGGCGTTGCGTTCGGCTGTTCATTGCTCATCGGCTTCCCCCTCGGTATCCTGCTCGTTGTCACAAGGCGCGGCCATCTGCTTGAGAATGAACCGGTATTCAAAGTGCTGAACGCCATCGTCAATATTTTCCGGTCGATTCCTTTTATCATTTTGCTTGTCGCGATCATCCCGCTCACCCGGCTGATTGTCGGCACTTCCATCGGAACGACAGCAGCGATTGTCCCGCTTGTGTTCTATGCAGGACCTTACATCGCCCGGCTTATTGAAAATTCATTGCTTGAAATCGATAAAGGCGTCATCGAAGCGGCCCAGGCAATGGGTGCCACGCCCGGCCAGATTGTATTCCGTTTTCTGATTCCGGAAGCCCGCAGTTCACTTGTGCTGGCTCTTACCATTGCAGTCATCGGACTAATCGGCGCGTCAGCCATGGCAGGCGCAGTCGGTGGCGGCGGGCTCGGCGATCTGGCCATCACGTACGGTTATCAGCGGTTCGATACAACGGTTATGTTCCTGACAGTCGCCATTCTCGTGGTGCTCGTCCAAGGGGTACAGACCGGCGGCAACATCCTTTCGAAGAAATTACGAAGAAGCTAACCACACATACAATTGGAGGAATTATTCATGAAAAAAACAACAGCGATCTTATCAGCAGCAAGCGTGGCACTCTTACTCGGAGCATGCAGTGAAGAAGGAAGTTCAGCAGAAGGACTGACGGAAGTGACACTCGGCATCAGCGGTTCCGATACGACAATCTGGGATTACATTGCCGATAAAGCGGAAGAAGAAGGAATTGATCTTGAAATTGTTACATTCTCTGATTATGTGGCACCGAATATCGCCTTGGCAGAAGGCGAACTTGACTTGAACGCATTCCAGACCATCTCGTATTTTGAGGCTTTTAAAGAAGAACACGGCTTGGATAATATCGTGCCGATCGGTTCGACAGTCATCGCACCAATGGGATTATACTCCGAGAAGTATGAATCGCTCGAAGAATTGCCGGAAGGTGCACAGATTGCTGTGCCGAACGAAGCAACGAACATGGGGCGCGCCCTCCTGCTGCTCGATGAAGCGGGACTTATCACTTTATCCGAAGACGCCGGTCTGACCGGAACGGTGGATCATATCACGGAAAATCCGAAAAACATTGAAATTGTCCCGATGGTGGCAGGTCACACACCACGCGCACTTCCGGATGTGGCAGCTTCCATCATCAATAACGGCATCGCTGTTGATGCCGGATTGAATCCGACCGAAGACCCGATTGCCCGGGAAAGCGACACTGCAAAACCGTATATTAACCTGATCGCTGCACGCGAAGATGAAGCAGATAACGAAGCATTCCAGACGATCGTTGACCTGTACCAGCAGGAAGACACAGCTGAATTCATCGTTGAACATACAGAAGGCGCACAGATCCCGACATTTGTATCAGTCGAAGAACTGCAGGATTATAAATAAACCGAGGGGGATTTATCATGACATTGGCAGCTGAAACGAAGAACATTATTGAGCAATCCATTGCAGCAGGACGGTCCCGCTACATTGAGACAAGTCAGGCGATCCATGCCCGGCCGGAAATCGGCAATCAGGAGTTCTATGCAAGCGAGACACTCAGCCGCCTGCTTGAAGAAGCCGGCTTTACCGTCGAACGGAACGTGGCTGGACACGAAACGGCATTTTTTGCCAGCAAGGAAAGCACACTTCCCGGTCCGACGATCGCTTATTTGGCCGAATATGATGCACTTCCCGGACTCGGGCATGCATGCG
Above is a genomic segment from Planococcus lenghuensis containing:
- a CDS encoding sensor histidine kinase is translated as MKSLVSRTLLLGLLFLAVASSLLVSFLGVSSVDPWIALGTDMEAGLPVGGWLLLLIAALAAGIAWWTELANRSSVTETKRVLEALVLNEDKVMTVNEMRHIPAELKPSLMRVNRLLKSQRTSLSRISNERAENQEKLIQEQLVMERQRLARELHDSVSQQLFAASMLLSSMTEGQEAPPLLLQTEKMVQQAQLEMRALLLHLRPAALHNKSLRQGLFELLTELKEKVYFTIEYKLEDVPLPKGAEDHLFRIAQETLSNTLRHSKATEVHVLFVERNGLAILRVQDNGVGFGSDQAKSTSYGLKHIEERAVEIGAVSKIVSVPSEGTIVEVKVPIERRESDDSSAARG
- a CDS encoding response regulator; this translates as MIRVLLADDHEMVRIGVSAYLQAQPDMEVIGEATDGIEAAKMALELRPDIILMDMVMPGMNGAEATDAIIREWPDAKIMVVTSFLDDDKVYPALQAGAVSYILKTSKASRIAASIRETVTGTPVLEPEVMSKMMKQMRHAHVPHEELTEREMEILLLLAKGYSNQEIADELYIALKTVKTHVSNLLSKLEVHDRTQAVIYAFEHRLITPAD
- a CDS encoding heavy-metal-associated domain-containing protein, with translation MEVVTFNVRDVTGKKGIEKLEKVLIDAPGVERALVDMEKEQVTIEYNAQQVSLDQLVARVEEHGCEITQ
- a CDS encoding sensor histidine kinase, with translation MKKWIWLVSMDALLIGVLGFLNYGAGNLVSSLVSLAIIAAATGALISVKFEKEWFPPVYYQRIAGNWAIEAKAGVVVAVGFLALLALDSLFYDWFYSGWFGYGIVNGAETVITFVSVLVLLSLLVLQTIWLWNWYRHPDRLSAELQTGISARLVRNSGEAFRNRPVGIQMLILLAVVFFWGAGTALTIAFPPLLVVLVPASLFIGIPVLFILVSRFGYLNVLMNGTAAMSEGKLHEELPVRGKSPLAAHARQLNSLKEGIRLSMSEQAKSERLKTELITNVSHDLRTPLTSIITYTDLLKNQGLAEEERRSYVEILDRKSQRLKVLIEDLFEVSKMASGTVELQRQRVDAIQLMQQALAEHEEEIEASGLEFRVAAPDHPLLIWVDGQKWWRLMDNLIQNALKYSLPGTRVYVSLRESDGQAEFIIKNITRHEIGSDTDELFERFKRGDTSRGTEGSGLGLAIAQSIADLHDGNLKIDVDGDLFKVTVTVPSG
- a CDS encoding response regulator transcription factor, whose protein sequence is MGQFTVLVADDDQDIRDGIEIYLKNEGYRVLKADNGMEALEKLTEQEVHVIILDIMMPELDGISATFKIREERNIPIIMLSAKAEDSDKIHGLSVGADDYVTKPFHPMELIARVKSQLRRYVTLGTYENKNRQYEIDGLVLDPEAKELTLHGEPIRLTPTEYRITELLMANAGRVFSIRDIYERVWNEPAYNAENIVAVHIRKIREKIEADPKNPRYLKVVWGIGYKMEK
- a CDS encoding DMT family transporter; the encoded protein is MAYVFVLFAAVLWGTTGTAQSFIDGDAHPLTIGAVRLTIGGFSLLGFAILMKKLKLRGLVWRATILSAVSMALFQPLFFSAVQLTGIAVGTVVTIGSAPVLSGLIEWLVLRQRPDRVWVTATLLAITGCVLLFAESDTVTINPFGIVAGLGGGLAFATYTIASKKVLERAESMSAVAVIFSFAAVLLIPFLFIFDFSYAAAPGNLAVLIYLGIGATTIAYLLFSSGLREIPSSSAVTLSLAEPLTAALLGVFLVGETLSALSWTGVALLLGGIIAVTARQRKS
- a CDS encoding helix-turn-helix domain-containing protein, whose translation is MYRTIPETAAFLSMPEEQVNRYVLEGRIRAVHDGTQYLINTSQFDRHFEQLEIAKQELEEWRLTPIPEDPDIKDED
- the metX gene encoding homoserine O-acetyltransferase MetX gives rise to the protein MKTVEIGSLHLESGAVLPEVTLAYEETGNLQGPVILACHALTGDQYAAGDWWEGLIGSGKAVDTARFHVIAFNALGGCHGSTGPLSVNPATGEPYRAAFPAITIRDMVRAEQQALQVMGIHHVAAVLGGSLGGMRALEWGHLFPETVELIVPMAVTPALSAYGIAFNQIGISAIETDPLYAGGNYASSASLKGLGVARMAGMVTYRSEKLFTERFGRGHNGDSFDVESYLDYQGQKLAARFDANSYIVLLKAMNTHDVTEAKIETEIFALSFTNDLLYPSTTMSDWLKKQPDATHELVETIYGHDGFLTDFSQWGHLIAGKLGALHRVGESLRA
- a CDS encoding O-acetylhomoserine aminocarboxypropyltransferase/cysteine synthase family protein, with amino-acid sequence MTNFKPETQLLHGGQEPDPVTGARGVPIHKTTSYVFKSAEHAENLFGLKETGNIYTRIMNPTVDVFEQRVALLEGGTAAVALSSGMAAIAFSVLNVAEAGEEIIADENLYGGTFSLFANTLPRYGITVRFVDGKNPENFADAITDKTKAIFGEIIGNPSLNVFDVERVAEIAHANDIPLLIDNTFASPYGSNPIEFGADVVIHSATKWIGGHGTTIGGIVVDGGKFNWNNPKFPSYTEPDQSYHGIRYAIDAEGASFATKLRVQLLRDFGPSLSPESAHAFLQGLETLHLRIPKHNENAQRVAEYLKGHPEVEWVNYIGFEDHPSHEDGKKYLKQGFGSIVNFGVKGGLEAGRKVINNVSLWSHVANVGDAKSLIIHPASTTHQQLSQEERTASGVTDELIRLSVGLENADDLIGDLEQAIEAAVPANV
- a CDS encoding glycerol-3-phosphate acyltransferase, whose product is MTGWLAAALIIGYLIGCLHGSVAARFISGVNIKTEGVKNSGASNAAIVLGWKYGALVAAIDIGKGAAAVLLMRGLFSGSGLSPEMLWIFLFFTGSAVVIGHNFPFYMGFSGGKGTAALIGVLLALDWRLGLTGLLLLIIVSLITDYLVIGVLCLYAVLLLAAFLPAQGEWPVITAAALFGMALWKHLENIKRIKEGTENKVSAVFRKKPAKAA